GGCAAACCCACATAGGTCTTGTAGGCAAAGGCGGCGCCCGTCCCGACCACGGCAAGGGCTAGGATGGCCGCGACCGTCATCATGCCGCCGCGCTGCTTCTTCGGCTCCTCGACCTCGGCTTCCGGATAGTCGCTCTGGTAGGCGTAGGGATCATCCGGGTAGGCCGGATCACGCTGGTAGTCCTGCTCGCCTGTCTCGAGCCGACCATAGAGCGCATCGTCGTAGCGCGACGGATCGGGCTGCGGATACGGCTCCTGATGGATCTGCTCCTGATAGGCCTGGCCAGGCTGCTGGTAGCCCTGAGCTTGATAGGCCTGATCCTGATAGGCGTGAGGCTGATAGGCTTGGGACTGATGGGCTTGGGACTGATGGGCTTGGGACTGATGAAACTCCGGCTCGGACGCGGGCGCCGCCGGCTGGGCCGAATAGCGATGCAACGGATGAACCGGGCTCACGGAGACGGGATAGTCAGGCTCTGGCGCAGATGCAGGCTGCGGCTGCACATTAGCACGACGCATCCATGAGGGCGGTCCGGGCGGCGGAGCCTGCTCGGCATGATCTTGCTGATCATCGTCCTCGCGATAATCGTGGTCCTGATAGCTCTGGGCGGGCGCTGCCGGCGGGCGGGCCGTCGGCCGCGACTGCGCTGCAAATGGATCGGTCTGCCCGATCAGACGGGCGAGCTCGGCCAAGGGATCGTTGTCCGCCTTCCCATGCTGATCGCCACCGCGACCATAATCATCGGAAGGAAACGGTCTGTCCTGATATCGTTCGGCCATCGTGATGATGCGTCCCTTCGGGAAAGCCGCGCGCCCCTCGACCAAGGCACGGCTTTCGACCCACAAGGCTTTCAACCAAGTCTAAGCGATCCGGCTTCTGCCGGTTACCCCCGAATTTCCCTTAAGTAGTTCGCCCCAAACTACCGCATCTCGTCCGGGGCATGGACGCCGAGGATGGCGAGGCCCGATGCCAGGACTGAGACGACGCCCTGGACCATTGCCAGCCGCGCCTTTGTTAGATCTGCATCATTATTGATAATGAAGCGTAAATAGGGCAAATCGCGCCCCTTCGTCCAAAGCGCATGAAATTCGCTGGCTAAATCATAGAGATAAAAGGCAATTCGGTGTGGCTCGTGGGCGCTGGCTGCGGCTTCCAGCATCCGCGGATAAATTGCGAGGCACTTGAGAAGTTCAAGCTCGACCGGGTCTGACAGCCGTTCGACCGCCGACTCACTCAGCCAAGCGATCCGTCCGGCTGTATCCTCCGGCAGTTCTGGGAACACCTCGGCCCGCGCGTTGCGGAAGATCGAGTGGCCGCGGGCGTGACCGTACTGGACGTAGAACACCGGGTTGTCGCGCGATTGTTCCATGACCTTGGCGAGGTCGAAATCGAGTACCGCATCGTTCTTCCGGTAAAGCATCATGAAGCGGACGGCATCCTGGCCGACCTCATCCACCACCTCACGCAAGGTGACGAAGTCCCCGCTCCGCTTGGACATTTTCACGGGCTCGCCGTTGCGCAGCAGCTTCACCAGCTGCACGATCTTGACGTCGAGCGCGCCCTTGCCCGACGTGGTCGCCTTCACCGCCGCCTGCATGCGCTTGATGTAGCCGCCATGGTCGGCGCCCCAAACGTCGATCATCTCGGCAAAGCCGCGGTCGAACTTGTCCCTGTGGTAGGCGATGTCGGACGCGAAGTAGGTGTAGGAATTGTCCGACTTGATCAGCGGACGATCGACGTCGTCGCCATAGGCGGTCGCCCTGAACAGCAGCTGCTCGCGGTCCTCCCAGTCCTCGACGGGCGCACCCTTTGGCGGCGGCAGGCGGCCCTCATAGATGTCGCCCTTGGCGCGCAGGAAGTCGATGGTCTCGGCGACCTTGTTGTTGCCGGTCTCGATCAGTGAGCGCTCGGAGAAGAACACGTCGTGGCGGATGTTGAGGGCGGCGAGATCGTCCTTGATCTCGTCCATCATCATCGCGATCGCCTTGGCGCGCACCGTCGGCAGCCACTCGGCCTCGCTCATCCCGAGCAGCTTGTCGCCGTGCTCTTTCGCCAGCGCCGCGCCGACAGGCTTGAGGTAATCGCCGGGATAGAGCCCTTCCGGGATCGCACCGATGTCCTGTCCCAGCGCCTCGCGGTACCTGAGGAACGCGGAGCGCGCGAGCACGTCGACTTGGGCGCCGGCATCGTTGATGTAATATTCGCGCGTGACGTCGTGGCCGCCGAACTGGAGCAGGCTCGCCAGCGCGTCGCCGAACACGGCGCCGCGGCAATGGCCGACATGCATCGGCCCGGTCGGGTTGGCCGAAACGTATTCGACATTGACCTTGGAGCCACCGCGGACGCGGCCGTAATCGGCGCCCTCGCGCAGCACCGTGCGCAGCGCCTCGGCCCAGGCGGCCGGCTTCAAGGTCAGGTTGATGAAGCCGGGGCCGGCGACATCGACCTTGGCGATCAGCGCGTCGGTGCGCAGCCGCTCGGCGATCTTTTCGGCGAGATCACGGGGCTTTGCCTTGGCCTCTTTCGCAAGCACCATGGCGGCATTCGTCGCCATGTCGCCATGGGAGGCATCGCGCGGCGGCTCGACCACCACGCGGGAGAAATCGATGCCCTCGGGCCAGTTGGCTTCCACGGCCAGCGTACGGCAGGCGGCGTGCACGCGCGCGAGCACGTCAGCGAACAAATGCAGGGATGAGGTGGTCTCGGGCATGGCCGCCGCCTAACGCAAATCCGGGGTCGAGTCAAAAAGCCGCTGGTGCTCGGTCAGGGCGAAACGGTCGGTCATTCCGGCAATGAAATTGCCGATCCGGCGGGCCCGGTCGCCCTCATTGTCCGCCTCCGCCCCGAGCAGCCATTCCGGTGGCAGTTCGGATGGCTCCTTCAAATATCTCGCGAACAGGTCGAACAGGATCTGCTCCGCCTCCGCCATCACCCGCATCACTCGCTTGTGACGGTACATGTGCTGGTACAGGAAGCGCTTGATGGCGGCCTCCTCCTCAGCGACCTCCGCAGGAAACGTGACCAGAGCCCGGCTCAGCTGGCGGACATCCTGGGCCGATTGCGGCTTGAGCGCCGCAAGGTTCTTCCGGGCCTCAGCGAACACCGCACCGATCAGGTGCGAGATCAGCTCGCGCACCAGCTCGGCGCCACGCCTGACGTCTTCGAGATCGGGATAATGCGCCGAGGTCTCGGCGATGATCTCCGCCGTCAGCGGCATCACCTTGAGATCGTCGAGGTGGAACAGACCGGCGCGCAGGCCGTCATCGATGTCGTGGGCGTCATAGGCGATGTCGTCGGCGATCGCGGCGACTTGGGCCTCCAGCGAGGCGAAGCTCCACAATTCGAGATCATAGGTCCTGATGTAGTCGGCGATCCCGACGGGAATTCCGTGCTCGCGGTAGCGCCCGGTGGGCGCGCCGCTGCGATCGGTCAGCGGGCCGTTATGCTTGACGATGCCCTCCAGCGACTCCCAGGTCAGGTTCAGACCGTCGAACTCGGGGTAACGGTGCTCCAGCGCGGCGACGACGCGGAGCGTTTGGGCGTTGTGGTCGAAGCCGCCGAACGCCTTCAGGCAAGCGTCCAGCGCCCGCTCGCCGGCATGGCCGAACGGCGGATGGCCGAGGTCGTGCGCCAGCGCCAGGGTCTCAGTGAGGTCCTCGTCGAGGCCGAGTTGCCGGGCCAGTGCGCGGGCGATCTGCGCCACCTCCAGCGAATGGGTCAGCCGGGTGCGATAATGGTCGCCCTCATGGAACACGAACACCTGGGTCTTGTACTTCAGGCGGCGGAACGCCGTGGAATGGATGACCCGGTCGCAATCCCGCCGGAACGGGCTGCGGGTCCGACTCGGGGGCTCGGCCACCAGCCGGCCGCGGCTGCGATCGGGGTCGCAAGCATAGGGCGCGCGGGGGGCTGCCATTCCGACGGACACGGCGAATTTAGTCCCTATCCATTTGATTCTGCGTATGGTGGCACTTAACTATGTCGGGCGCGGGATACCAAATGAATTGGGTATGACTGCGGGACTATCGGAGACGAACGATGACGACTGCCGTGACCATCAGCGACCGGGCCGCGCGCCGGATTGGGGAGATACTCAAGGGCGAAGGTTCGGGTGCGATGCTGCGCATTTCGGTCGAGGGCGGCGGCTGCTCCGGCTTTCAGTACAAGTTCGACATCGACCGCGCCCGCACCGACGACGATCTCGTGATCGAACAGGACAACGCGGTGGTGCTGGTCGATTCGGCCTCGCAGCCGTTCCTGGCGGGATCGCAGGTCGATTTCGTCGACGACCTGATCGGCGCCTCGTTCCGCGTCAACAATCCCAATGCGACCGCATCCTGCG
This genomic stretch from Bradyrhizobium daqingense harbors:
- the erpA gene encoding iron-sulfur cluster insertion protein ErpA, which encodes MTTAVTISDRAARRIGEILKGEGSGAMLRISVEGGGCSGFQYKFDIDRARTDDDLVIEQDNAVVLVDSASQPFLAGSQVDFVDDLIGASFRVNNPNATASCGCGTSFSV
- a CDS encoding deoxyguanosinetriphosphate triphosphohydrolase, with protein sequence MSVGMAAPRAPYACDPDRSRGRLVAEPPSRTRSPFRRDCDRVIHSTAFRRLKYKTQVFVFHEGDHYRTRLTHSLEVAQIARALARQLGLDEDLTETLALAHDLGHPPFGHAGERALDACLKAFGGFDHNAQTLRVVAALEHRYPEFDGLNLTWESLEGIVKHNGPLTDRSGAPTGRYREHGIPVGIADYIRTYDLELWSFASLEAQVAAIADDIAYDAHDIDDGLRAGLFHLDDLKVMPLTAEIIAETSAHYPDLEDVRRGAELVRELISHLIGAVFAEARKNLAALKPQSAQDVRQLSRALVTFPAEVAEEEAAIKRFLYQHMYRHKRVMRVMAEAEQILFDLFARYLKEPSELPPEWLLGAEADNEGDRARRIGNFIAGMTDRFALTEHQRLFDSTPDLR
- the argS gene encoding arginine--tRNA ligase, with protein sequence MPETTSSLHLFADVLARVHAACRTLAVEANWPEGIDFSRVVVEPPRDASHGDMATNAAMVLAKEAKAKPRDLAEKIAERLRTDALIAKVDVAGPGFINLTLKPAAWAEALRTVLREGADYGRVRGGSKVNVEYVSANPTGPMHVGHCRGAVFGDALASLLQFGGHDVTREYYINDAGAQVDVLARSAFLRYREALGQDIGAIPEGLYPGDYLKPVGAALAKEHGDKLLGMSEAEWLPTVRAKAIAMMMDEIKDDLAALNIRHDVFFSERSLIETGNNKVAETIDFLRAKGDIYEGRLPPPKGAPVEDWEDREQLLFRATAYGDDVDRPLIKSDNSYTYFASDIAYHRDKFDRGFAEMIDVWGADHGGYIKRMQAAVKATTSGKGALDVKIVQLVKLLRNGEPVKMSKRSGDFVTLREVVDEVGQDAVRFMMLYRKNDAVLDFDLAKVMEQSRDNPVFYVQYGHARGHSIFRNARAEVFPELPEDTAGRIAWLSESAVERLSDPVELELLKCLAIYPRMLEAAASAHEPHRIAFYLYDLASEFHALWTKGRDLPYLRFIINNDADLTKARLAMVQGVVSVLASGLAILGVHAPDEMR